A portion of the Leptospira noumeaensis genome contains these proteins:
- the pgsW gene encoding poly-gamma-glutamate system protein produces the protein MTKIYWSPWKHSRIALFLLAILGVLGLLLIETCKVKKEQSYFKKKLHAAKLAERGFQILKPELLKHKKPDYKELDPTNSGLIGDFLTPVTSNTGSLSAKQTSINPNFAAIMIQLFKKAKLEEGDTVAVAISGSFPAVNICLFAALDTMKLKPIIISSASASQFGANHPQMLWLDMERELVESGIFSFKSSYASLGGIQDKAMGISKEGKELLGRALQRNQVKLLDPIHFDDSIEKRMKLYEELAVGKPIKLFVNVGGGTTILGTNLGKQVFKNGLITGLPEEVHIPNSVIKSFLEKEIPVINFIQIETLARKFGLPQTPKKVPKPGEGKVFYSEEYSPLLYLSVFFFLLVGLYGVTKLGWGENEEDRHLPKSLRAR, from the coding sequence ATGACTAAAATTTATTGGTCTCCTTGGAAACATTCCAGGATTGCGTTATTTCTCTTAGCGATCTTAGGAGTTTTAGGTTTATTATTAATTGAAACTTGTAAGGTAAAAAAAGAACAATCCTATTTCAAAAAGAAACTTCATGCGGCAAAACTAGCAGAACGTGGGTTTCAGATTCTAAAACCAGAACTATTAAAACACAAAAAACCAGATTATAAAGAATTAGATCCAACAAACTCTGGTCTCATCGGCGACTTCTTAACTCCTGTTACAAGTAACACGGGATCTCTTTCCGCAAAACAAACATCTATTAATCCAAACTTTGCAGCGATTATGATCCAACTTTTTAAAAAAGCAAAGTTAGAAGAAGGTGACACGGTTGCTGTGGCTATATCCGGTTCTTTTCCTGCTGTCAATATTTGTTTATTTGCAGCCCTTGATACCATGAAACTGAAACCAATTATTATTTCGAGTGCTTCGGCATCACAATTTGGAGCGAACCATCCACAAATGCTTTGGTTGGATATGGAAAGAGAACTTGTTGAGTCGGGAATTTTTTCATTTAAGTCAAGTTATGCGTCACTTGGAGGAATCCAAGACAAGGCAATGGGAATTTCAAAAGAAGGGAAAGAATTACTCGGCCGCGCTTTACAAAGAAACCAAGTCAAACTCCTTGATCCCATTCATTTTGATGATTCCATTGAAAAACGTATGAAACTATATGAAGAGTTGGCAGTTGGAAAACCTATCAAACTCTTTGTGAATGTTGGTGGGGGCACAACAATTCTTGGAACAAATCTCGGAAAACAAGTTTTCAAAAATGGACTCATCACCGGTTTACCCGAAGAAGTCCATATCCCCAATTCAGTCATCAAATCCTTTTTAGAAAAGGAAATTCCGGTCATCAACTTCATTCAAATTGAAACCTTAGCGCGAAAGTTCGGCCTACCCCAAACGCCAAAAAAAGTTCCCAAACCTGGAGAAGGAAAAGTATTTTATTCAGAAGAATACAGTCCCTTACTTTATCTTTCCGTTTTCTTTTTTCTCCTAGTGGGATTGTATGGTGTAACCAAGCTCGGTTGGGGAGAAAATGAAGAAGATCGACATCTTCCGAAATCCCTTCGGGCACGTTGA
- the pgsC gene encoding poly-gamma-glutamate biosynthesis protein PgsC translates to MNEILPLSIGLSLVVSLVFSELFGILGTGLVVPGYLALSFHHPKDIALTFLIAFLSYLCVEILSNFLLIFGKRKIVFILLFGYFFGYLLNYQVLPDLDIAYLSEVRGIGFIIPGLIAIWYERQGVLETTSVLILASIFVKILLIFILGTELETL, encoded by the coding sequence ATGAATGAAATTCTCCCTTTGTCTATAGGGCTAAGCCTCGTTGTCAGTTTGGTTTTTTCAGAACTATTTGGCATTTTGGGAACGGGTCTCGTTGTACCAGGTTACTTAGCTTTATCCTTCCATCATCCCAAAGACATAGCCCTTACTTTTCTCATCGCTTTCCTTTCCTATCTTTGTGTAGAAATTTTATCTAATTTTTTACTTATCTTTGGAAAAAGAAAAATCGTATTTATTCTGTTATTTGGTTATTTTTTCGGTTATTTGTTAAACTACCAAGTTCTTCCCGATTTAGATATCGCATACCTTTCCGAAGTGAGAGGGATTGGGTTTATCATTCCTGGACTCATTGCTATTTGGTATGAAAGACAAGGTGTATTAGAAACAACTTCTGTTCTGATCCTTGCTTCTATTTTCGTAAAAATTCTCCTTATTTTCATTTTAGGTACAGAGTTAGAAACTTTATGA
- the pgsB gene encoding poly-gamma-glutamate synthase PgsB, with product MKPNAFLFFLIILVLLLYYTFEYFLHNRTIKKFKHRIHVNGTRGKSSVTRLIRAGLSATGVTVFAKTTGTMARMIFPDGSEESITRFGKPSILEQIKILKKANQVGAEIVVLECMALEPRYQWASEGQILKSDIGVITNIREDHLEVMGPNLIDVAKSLLSGCPINGTLITGVTEFESLVQEVCKDRNSNAIITKEESLEKITDEEMNKFSYWEHKENVNLALTVCEFLGVDRKKALESMWKVNPDPGALSVSPIHFFGKEFLYVNAMAANDPNSTQFIWSSVIQRYPHYNKRYILFHTREDRPERSHQLTKEFANWDGYDAVILIGSSTSLAFKYLKTYSKKDIPIFVWEHLSLDGIFESLLSILPKQSLVFGIGNIVGLGMDLSLYLKNRSEQTNE from the coding sequence ATGAAACCAAACGCCTTTCTTTTTTTTCTAATTATCCTTGTACTCTTACTTTATTATACATTTGAATATTTTTTACACAACCGAACGATTAAAAAGTTCAAACATCGAATCCATGTCAACGGGACGAGGGGTAAATCAAGTGTAACAAGACTCATACGAGCAGGACTTTCCGCTACAGGGGTGACCGTTTTTGCAAAAACGACGGGGACAATGGCTCGAATGATTTTTCCCGATGGATCAGAAGAATCAATCACTCGATTTGGAAAACCATCCATTTTAGAACAAATTAAAATTCTAAAAAAGGCGAACCAAGTTGGAGCCGAAATCGTTGTATTAGAATGTATGGCATTGGAGCCACGTTACCAATGGGCAAGCGAAGGACAAATTCTAAAGTCAGACATTGGAGTGATTACTAATATCCGGGAAGACCATCTGGAAGTGATGGGACCAAATTTAATCGATGTCGCCAAATCGTTATTATCTGGTTGTCCAATCAATGGAACCCTTATTACAGGAGTTACAGAATTTGAAAGTTTAGTCCAAGAGGTATGTAAGGACAGAAATTCAAACGCCATCATCACAAAAGAAGAATCGCTAGAAAAAATTACAGATGAAGAAATGAACAAATTCTCTTATTGGGAACATAAAGAAAATGTAAATTTAGCACTGACTGTTTGTGAATTCCTGGGAGTCGATCGCAAAAAAGCTCTTGAGTCTATGTGGAAAGTAAATCCAGATCCTGGTGCACTTTCAGTGTCACCCATTCATTTTTTTGGAAAAGAATTTTTATATGTAAATGCTATGGCCGCTAACGATCCAAATAGCACACAGTTCATCTGGTCTTCTGTCATCCAAAGATACCCGCATTACAACAAACGATATATTTTGTTTCATACAAGGGAAGACAGGCCAGAACGGAGCCACCAATTAACAAAAGAATTTGCCAACTGGGATGGATACGATGCAGTCATTTTAATTGGATCATCGACTTCCTTAGCTTTTAAATATTTAAAAACCTATTCCAAAAAAGACATTCCCATATTTGTTTGGGAACATTTAAGTTTAGATGGAATTTTTGAATCCCTACTCTCAATTCTTCCTAAACAATCTTTAGTTTTTGGAATTGGAAATATAGTTGGTCTGGGAATGGATCTATCTTTATACTTAAAAAATCGGTCGGAACAAACCAATGAATGA
- a CDS encoding SpoIIE family protein phosphatase → MSIRYKFLLILSVSQILLVIALTTSFAYLLQSVKNIPQTQRAEDLSRNFQRELEFKEEKLRLLLEEITFNSQTRGILERGLSDRSVLSKELPYLQQILKRYGLSIFEIGDNKGKVLFRVHRPKDFGDDKKNQPIIRNALNGQSTAALEDGHSGLGFRLAAPLFGRGTVLIGQLVDDSFTKTISKDNRIHLAIFQEGKVKTIGSDMIRLVMNEKPNLLMEEQRFHFQSKPYYLVKIPYVGSSQSVKQLVFHVMIDENEVESKTWKIWSFFVVASLVLCGVIFLISFLFSRDMVEAIKLLTTAMVDLDQWKPETLPTHRSDEIGQMGRVFVEMKEELAEHQNHLEEMVDQRTRELNETLSEMQKLQDKQDGDYFLTSLLIKPLRGSFAKSETVSIKIFERQMKQFTFRNKQSEIGGDLSVSDSIYLMGKKYTVFLNADAMGKSIQGAGGALVMGTVFKSIITRTQKLRYMQDRHPERWLKECFQEVHNVFISFDGHMLISAILGLVDEETGTLYYINAEHPWIVLFRDGNASFLENEHSLRKIGFTEMSGDEVVIQIYPLRPGDVLILGSDGRDDLFVGQSGGNRVINDDETVFLRHVREGGGDLNQICKAMYLFGDLTDDLSLMRIAFLEEVAYAAKESTKTNVYYQMLGEGIQSYRDGEWNNAIFALELALDSEPDDLYCLRELSKLYMKSKDYEKAIELANRYLFLNPGDTDFLFYIAYAHKQRRDFELATDFAEKLRFRDPKNFNNLLLLAEILMHRRDIERSKEVLLALQEMAPENPKLLKLKNFWQKMVATSVT, encoded by the coding sequence ATGAGCATACGTTACAAATTCTTATTAATACTGAGTGTGAGTCAAATTCTTCTTGTAATTGCTCTCACGACTAGTTTCGCCTATCTTTTACAATCGGTGAAAAATATCCCTCAAACACAACGGGCAGAGGATCTTTCGCGAAATTTTCAAAGGGAATTGGAATTTAAAGAAGAAAAACTGCGTTTGTTACTAGAAGAAATTACTTTTAATTCTCAAACTCGGGGAATTTTAGAGAGGGGACTCAGTGATCGTTCCGTTTTATCGAAGGAACTACCTTACCTACAACAAATCTTAAAAAGATATGGTTTGTCTATTTTTGAAATTGGAGACAATAAGGGAAAAGTTTTGTTTCGTGTGCATCGTCCCAAAGATTTTGGCGATGATAAAAAAAACCAACCCATCATTCGAAATGCTTTGAACGGGCAATCAACTGCGGCTTTGGAAGATGGACATAGTGGACTTGGATTTCGGTTGGCGGCTCCACTTTTTGGTCGGGGAACCGTTCTCATTGGCCAACTAGTAGATGATAGTTTTACAAAAACCATTTCTAAAGACAATCGAATTCATTTAGCAATTTTTCAAGAAGGAAAAGTAAAAACAATAGGATCAGATATGATTCGTTTGGTGATGAATGAAAAACCAAATTTGTTAATGGAAGAACAAAGGTTCCACTTTCAAAGTAAACCATATTATTTAGTTAAAATTCCTTATGTTGGAAGTTCTCAGTCGGTAAAACAATTAGTGTTTCATGTGATGATTGATGAAAATGAAGTAGAATCTAAAACATGGAAAATTTGGTCGTTTTTTGTTGTCGCATCACTTGTATTATGTGGTGTTATTTTCCTTATTTCCTTTTTGTTTTCTCGCGATATGGTAGAAGCAATCAAACTTCTCACTACCGCCATGGTAGATTTAGACCAGTGGAAACCAGAAACTTTACCAACTCATCGAAGTGATGAAATTGGGCAAATGGGAAGAGTTTTTGTCGAAATGAAAGAGGAATTGGCCGAACACCAAAATCATTTGGAAGAAATGGTGGACCAACGTACAAGGGAGTTAAATGAAACTTTATCGGAAATGCAAAAACTCCAAGACAAACAAGATGGAGATTATTTTTTAACATCTTTGCTCATCAAACCTTTACGTGGTTCATTTGCAAAATCAGAAACTGTTTCGATCAAAATTTTCGAACGTCAGATGAAACAATTTACGTTCAGGAACAAACAATCTGAAATTGGTGGTGACCTTTCAGTTTCGGATTCTATCTATTTGATGGGTAAAAAATACACAGTATTTTTAAACGCAGACGCTATGGGTAAGTCCATCCAAGGTGCGGGTGGTGCTCTTGTAATGGGAACAGTTTTTAAGTCTATTATAACTCGAACACAAAAGTTGCGTTATATGCAGGATAGACATCCCGAACGTTGGCTAAAGGAATGTTTCCAAGAGGTTCACAACGTTTTTATTAGTTTTGACGGCCATATGTTAATATCCGCCATACTAGGATTAGTTGACGAAGAAACGGGAACATTATATTATATCAATGCAGAACATCCTTGGATTGTTTTGTTTCGCGATGGAAATGCAAGTTTTCTCGAAAATGAACATTCCCTTCGAAAGATTGGGTTTACTGAGATGAGTGGTGACGAAGTAGTGATCCAAATTTACCCTTTACGTCCAGGGGATGTTCTCATTTTGGGATCGGATGGCCGTGATGATTTGTTTGTTGGACAATCTGGAGGAAACAGAGTCATCAACGATGATGAAACTGTTTTTTTAAGACATGTTCGGGAAGGTGGTGGTGATCTAAATCAAATTTGTAAAGCCATGTATTTATTTGGTGATTTAACCGATGATTTAAGTTTGATGAGAATTGCATTTTTAGAGGAAGTTGCTTACGCCGCGAAAGAATCCACAAAAACAAATGTTTATTACCAAATGTTGGGAGAAGGGATTCAATCCTATCGTGATGGAGAATGGAACAATGCAATTTTTGCTTTAGAACTTGCTTTAGATTCGGAACCAGATGATCTTTATTGTTTAAGAGAATTATCTAAGTTGTATATGAAATCTAAGGATTATGAAAAAGCTATCGAACTTGCTAATCGTTATTTATTTCTGAATCCAGGGGACACCGATTTTTTGTTTTATATTGCCTATGCACATAAACAAAGAAGAGACTTTGAATTAGCCACAGATTTTGCAGAAAAACTTCGGTTTAGAGATCCGAAAAATTTTAATAATCTATTGTTACTTGCAGAAATTCTAATGCACAGAAGAGACATCGAACGTTCGAAAGAAGTTCTATTGGCTTTACAAGAAATGGCACCCGAAAATCCAAAACTACTCAAGTTAAAAAACTTTTGGCAAAAAATGGTCGCAACTTCCGTAACTTGA
- a CDS encoding STAS domain-containing protein, with amino-acid sequence MEYTESKFDGIVVLKLFGNLDMLNAGILKERIKESASQEEHRFIFDLEGVSFIDSSGFGLIMSLNDKLTELGGGLRIVNVSKTIRQIFRISKISSVIQIFESTEEAINSFK; translated from the coding sequence ATGGAATATACAGAATCTAAATTCGACGGCATTGTTGTTCTGAAATTATTCGGCAACTTAGATATGTTAAATGCCGGTATACTCAAAGAACGAATTAAAGAATCTGCATCCCAAGAAGAACATCGGTTTATTTTTGATTTAGAAGGAGTCAGCTTTATTGACTCTTCGGGATTTGGACTCATCATGTCGCTTAACGACAAATTGACAGAGTTAGGTGGTGGTTTGCGAATTGTAAACGTTTCCAAAACCATTCGCCAGATTTTTCGCATTTCTAAAATTTCTTCTGTGATTCAAATTTTCGAAAGCACAGAAGAAGCTATCAATTCTTTCAAATAA